In the Alteromonas sp. M12 genome, one interval contains:
- a CDS encoding saccharopine dehydrogenase NADP-binding domain-containing protein, which yields MMSKPTYDVIVYGATGFTGQLVAEYLAKTYPSKQDLNWAIAGRNLSKLNEIKSNLNLSSDVDCIIADSNDVDSLKSLVQSTKVVLTTVGPYQLYGNDLVALCAQTGTDYVDLCGEPTWMHDMIAAHQDSAEKSGARIVFSCGFDSIPFDLGVYFLQQKAKEKFSHTFSRVKGRVRGMKGTFSGGTKASLQATMAAARKDKSVMQVLLNPFALTPTFKGPEQPLGNKPIYEEEFNSWSAPFIMAAINTRNIHRSNYLLSHQYGEDFVYDEMMFTGPGEKGKAIADHVAADKSMASDEGPKPGEGPSKEEREAGFFDVIFSAQENQNQLTVSVKGNMDPGYGTTSKMISESAVCLAKDELTVKGGIWTTAPAMGDKLISRLIDKAGMTFNVE from the coding sequence ATGATGTCGAAACCAACTTATGATGTGATTGTATATGGCGCAACAGGTTTTACCGGTCAACTCGTTGCAGAATATTTAGCAAAAACTTACCCAAGCAAACAAGATCTAAACTGGGCTATCGCGGGCAGAAACCTCAGCAAACTAAACGAAATAAAATCGAACTTAAACCTAAGTTCCGATGTAGATTGCATAATCGCTGATTCAAACGACGTAGACAGCCTGAAATCTCTTGTACAAAGCACCAAAGTAGTGTTGACGACTGTAGGGCCATATCAGTTATATGGCAATGATTTAGTCGCATTGTGTGCACAAACTGGTACCGACTATGTGGATCTGTGTGGTGAGCCTACATGGATGCATGACATGATAGCCGCACACCAAGATAGCGCGGAAAAAAGTGGCGCTAGAATCGTATTTTCATGCGGTTTCGATTCAATCCCCTTTGACTTGGGTGTGTATTTTCTTCAGCAAAAAGCAAAAGAAAAATTCTCACATACCTTTAGCCGAGTTAAAGGTCGCGTAAGAGGTATGAAAGGTACGTTTTCTGGTGGCACTAAAGCCAGTCTACAAGCTACCATGGCGGCCGCGAGAAAAGATAAATCGGTAATGCAGGTATTATTAAATCCATTTGCACTAACGCCGACGTTTAAAGGCCCTGAACAGCCTTTGGGTAATAAACCTATTTATGAAGAAGAGTTTAATAGTTGGTCTGCTCCTTTTATTATGGCGGCAATCAATACTCGGAATATACATCGTTCAAATTATTTATTATCCCATCAGTATGGCGAGGATTTTGTATACGACGAAATGATGTTTACCGGCCCTGGTGAAAAAGGCAAAGCAATTGCAGACCACGTTGCTGCAGACAAAAGCATGGCCAGTGACGAGGGACCAAAACCTGGTGAAGGGCCAAGTAAAGAGGAACGTGAAGCAGGCTTTTTTGATGTTATTTTCTCAGCTCAAGAAAACCAAAATCAGTTAACTGTTTCAGTAAAAGGCAACATGGACCCGGGCTATGGCACGACCTCTAAAATGATTTCGGAGTCTGCCGTTTGCCTTGCTAAGGATGAGCTAACAGTGAAAGGTGGTATTTGGACTACGGCGCCAGCAATGGGAGATAAATTGATCAGCCGATTAATTGACAAAGCAGGCATGACATTTAATGTCGAATAA
- a CDS encoding NAD(P)H nitroreductase: MQAIELLLNRRSQPRLKGPAPQGQQLEIIMQAALRAPDHAGLTPWKFVVCQGRGLIKLGEIFEEAAINEDLDENQIKRAPQMPLRAPMVIVAIAKYSEHEKVPWIEQVASASCAVHAMQMAAVAQGFGGVWRTGTFAQNEDVKCAFFLEEKDEIVGFLYLGTPTTEAMPAPQRSSSDYFEFWN; encoded by the coding sequence ATGCAAGCTATTGAATTATTGTTAAACAGACGCTCTCAACCAAGATTGAAAGGGCCAGCCCCTCAAGGTCAGCAGCTTGAAATAATTATGCAGGCAGCATTGCGCGCGCCTGATCATGCCGGTTTAACACCGTGGAAGTTTGTTGTTTGTCAGGGAAGGGGACTAATTAAGTTAGGTGAGATTTTCGAAGAAGCGGCAATTAATGAAGATCTAGATGAAAACCAGATTAAACGGGCACCACAAATGCCGCTTCGAGCTCCTATGGTTATTGTCGCTATCGCCAAATACTCAGAGCATGAGAAGGTGCCATGGATTGAACAAGTTGCTTCCGCTTCGTGTGCCGTCCATGCAATGCAAATGGCTGCGGTAGCACAAGGTTTTGGCGGTGTATGGAGAACAGGAACATTCGCTCAAAATGAAGATGTTAAATGTGCATTTTTCTTAGAAGAAAAAGATGAAATTGTCGGTTTTCTCTATTTAGGTACGCCTACAACAGAAGCGATGCCAGCCCCGCAGCGCAGCAGCAGTGATTATTTTGAGTTTTGGAATTAG
- the sppA gene encoding signal peptide peptidase SppA, giving the protein MANGSSWTKSFFVGIWTVLNFCRKAFFNIIFIILAIGFIAMLMKDDGKVLVPKSTALVLNIEGDIVIEKRYVDPMNKFLEEAFGQEPENPEVLLKDVLFALENAKHDNRVKTLILQLQGMGNVGMDKMKQVAMAIDDFKESGKPVYAIADYYTQSQYYLASKADKVYMNPMGAMMFEGYGRYPTYYKAALEKLKVTTHVFKVGTYKSAVEPYIRDDMSEPAKEANKAWLTVLWNQYKADVAAARNLSTSAFDEDLDQFLLKFEQVDGDFAAYAMENGWVDGLPTREAIRQEIIDIVGEDKNHKSFSQISLNNYLKVIKPIYHLPQVDVDHVAIVVAKGSILNGTQKAGDIGGDSTAELLRKARLDDSVKAVVLYVDSPGGSAFASEIIRQEVENLKTANKPVVALMSTYGASGGYWISAAADEIWAAPSTVTGSIGIFGMFMTFENTLDYLGIHSDGVGTTDFSGLNVTKALDPRAGQVIQMSINHGYQEFLNLVAKERNMTVEAVDKIAQGRVWIGETAKELGLVDNLGFLDDAVSAAADLAKLENYETKYVERDLSPSEKFWKEFLGQASQTIGHGSFAKKDSALAGFVKQLVEEVDAVTKLNDPNGVYAHCLACEIN; this is encoded by the coding sequence ATGGCAAATGGTAGTAGTTGGACTAAATCTTTTTTTGTTGGAATCTGGACAGTTTTAAATTTCTGTCGAAAAGCATTTTTTAATATTATCTTTATTATTTTGGCTATCGGTTTCATTGCGATGCTAATGAAAGATGATGGCAAAGTGTTGGTTCCTAAAAGTACAGCATTAGTTCTCAATATTGAAGGCGATATCGTGATTGAGAAACGCTATGTTGATCCAATGAACAAATTTTTGGAAGAAGCTTTTGGTCAAGAGCCAGAAAATCCAGAAGTGTTATTAAAGGATGTGCTGTTCGCGTTAGAAAATGCCAAACATGATAATCGCGTTAAAACCTTGATTCTGCAACTTCAAGGTATGGGCAATGTAGGCATGGATAAAATGAAGCAAGTGGCAATGGCCATTGACGATTTTAAAGAAAGTGGAAAGCCTGTTTATGCCATAGCAGACTACTATACTCAAAGTCAGTACTACCTGGCCAGTAAAGCCGACAAAGTTTACATGAACCCTATGGGCGCGATGATGTTTGAAGGTTATGGACGTTACCCAACCTATTACAAAGCAGCCTTAGAAAAGTTAAAAGTGACAACTCATGTGTTTAAAGTAGGCACATATAAATCGGCTGTTGAACCTTACATTCGCGATGACATGTCTGAGCCGGCAAAAGAAGCAAATAAAGCTTGGTTGACAGTACTTTGGAATCAATACAAAGCAGATGTTGCTGCAGCACGTAATCTATCAACTAGCGCTTTTGATGAAGATCTAGATCAATTTTTACTCAAATTTGAACAAGTTGATGGTGATTTTGCAGCCTACGCAATGGAAAACGGTTGGGTAGATGGATTGCCTACTCGTGAAGCTATAAGACAAGAAATAATTGATATTGTCGGCGAAGACAAAAACCATAAGAGTTTTAGTCAAATAAGCCTAAATAATTACTTAAAAGTAATTAAACCCATTTATCATCTTCCACAAGTTGATGTTGATCATGTTGCAATCGTGGTCGCCAAAGGGTCGATTTTAAACGGCACTCAAAAAGCCGGAGACATCGGCGGTGACAGTACTGCTGAGTTGCTTCGTAAAGCCCGATTAGATGACTCGGTCAAAGCAGTAGTATTGTATGTAGACTCCCCTGGGGGCAGCGCATTTGCCTCTGAAATTATCCGCCAAGAAGTTGAAAACCTAAAAACTGCAAATAAACCTGTCGTTGCTTTGATGAGTACTTATGGTGCCTCAGGTGGCTATTGGATTTCAGCTGCTGCGGATGAGATTTGGGCAGCGCCTAGCACTGTTACTGGCTCTATTGGTATCTTTGGCATGTTTATGACCTTTGAAAATACCCTTGATTATTTAGGCATTCACTCTGATGGTGTGGGTACCACGGACTTCTCTGGATTGAACGTGACTAAAGCACTTGATCCTAGAGCTGGCCAAGTTATTCAAATGAGCATAAATCATGGTTATCAAGAATTTCTTAACTTAGTTGCCAAGGAAAGAAACATGACGGTGGAAGCTGTCGACAAAATTGCCCAAGGTAGAGTTTGGATTGGGGAAACGGCGAAAGAATTAGGTTTAGTTGATAACCTAGGGTTTTTAGATGATGCCGTTTCCGCTGCGGCAGATTTAGCGAAACTGGAAAACTACGAAACCAAATATGTCGAACGAGATTTAAGCCCTAGTGAAAAATTCTGGAAAGAATTCTTAGGGCAAGCTTCTCAAACAATTGGACATGGCAGCTTCGCCAAAAAAGATTCTGCGCTAGCTGGCTTTGTTAAACAACTAGTTGAAGAGGTAGATGCCGTCACAAAATTGAATGATCCTAATGGTGTTTATGCTCATTGTTTAGCTTGTGAAATAAACTAA
- a CDS encoding SprT family zinc-dependent metalloprotease gives MISFAQQKIIQQRVLDCIQMAEVYFHRKFVAPTLMFNQRGNIAGTAHLQKNLIKLNSTLLMDNFDEFLVTVIPHEVAHIITFQLFKRVKPHGIEWQSIMNNVFNLPATVRHKMDTTKTQGKMFDYKCQCGTVKLTLRRHNKVVNKQQIYCCRKCQQELLEIT, from the coding sequence ATGATCAGTTTTGCACAACAAAAAATAATTCAGCAGCGAGTATTAGACTGTATTCAAATGGCTGAAGTTTATTTTCATCGAAAGTTTGTAGCCCCTACTCTGATGTTTAATCAACGGGGAAATATAGCAGGAACGGCTCACTTACAAAAAAACCTGATAAAGCTCAATAGCACTTTATTGATGGATAATTTTGACGAGTTTCTTGTTACTGTGATTCCTCACGAAGTTGCTCACATCATTACATTCCAGTTATTCAAACGTGTGAAACCCCATGGTATTGAATGGCAATCAATTATGAATAATGTGTTCAACTTACCCGCAACGGTAAGACATAAAATGGACACAACCAAGACCCAAGGTAAAATGTTTGACTATAAGTGTCAGTGCGGGACAGTTAAGCTGACGTTGAGAAGGCATAACAAGGTGGTTAACAAACAACAGATTTATTGTTGCCGGAAGTGCCAACAAGAGTTGCTAGAAATAACCTGA
- the yfbV gene encoding terminus macrodomain insulation protein YfbV has translation MSQSMTGIFKDGQEYMKTWPMEKQLNALFPEYRVISATKLSITIMPPIAVLSAFSIINFYGDIFIPQGIAIGAFFLSLPLQGLMWLGHRSNQTLPPALRAWYQEIHHKMQLQGVTVSQQRAKPRYKELAKLLKTAFKELDKVFTKQWF, from the coding sequence ATGTCCCAGAGCATGACCGGAATTTTCAAAGATGGTCAAGAGTATATGAAAACTTGGCCGATGGAAAAGCAGCTGAATGCACTTTTTCCAGAGTATCGTGTGATTAGCGCTACTAAATTGTCGATTACAATTATGCCCCCCATCGCTGTATTGAGTGCGTTTTCTATTATTAATTTTTATGGTGATATTTTCATACCTCAGGGAATCGCCATTGGTGCATTTTTTCTTAGTCTTCCTCTGCAAGGATTAATGTGGCTTGGTCATCGTTCTAACCAAACTCTTCCTCCTGCCTTACGGGCGTGGTATCAAGAAATTCATCATAAGATGCAATTACAAGGGGTGACCGTTAGCCAACAACGGGCTAAACCTCGTTATAAAGAACTGGCGAAATTATTAAAAACTGCCTTTAAAGAACTTGATAAAGTGTTTACAAAGCAGTGGTTTTAG
- the trxB gene encoding thioredoxin-disulfide reductase, which translates to MSDVRHVRLLILGSGPAGYSAAVYAARANLNPVLLTGIQQGGQLTTTTEVENWPGDPEGLTGPDLMVRMQKHAEKFDTEIIFDHINKTDLSKRPYTLQGDNGTYTCDALIIATGASAKYLGMESETAFMGKGVSACATCDGFFYRNQKVAVIGGGNTAVEEALYLSNIASEVHVIHRRDSFRSEKILSDRLFEKAKNGNVVMHLDKTLDEVLGDEMGVTGVRIKDVNSGATEEIDIMGLFVAIGHKPNTDIFEGELDMKDGYIKIKSGLEGNATQTSVEGVFAAGDVCDHVYRQAITSAGTGCMAALDAEKFLDALEN; encoded by the coding sequence ATGTCTGATGTTAGACACGTACGTCTTTTGATTTTGGGATCTGGACCAGCAGGTTATTCTGCTGCGGTTTATGCTGCACGAGCAAACTTAAATCCGGTACTACTTACAGGGATTCAGCAAGGCGGACAACTTACCACTACAACAGAAGTTGAAAACTGGCCCGGCGATCCTGAGGGATTAACCGGTCCTGACCTTATGGTTAGAATGCAAAAACATGCTGAAAAATTTGATACTGAAATCATTTTCGATCACATTAATAAAACTGACCTGTCTAAACGCCCTTACACACTTCAAGGTGATAACGGCACTTATACTTGTGACGCTCTGATTATTGCAACTGGCGCATCAGCCAAATATTTGGGTATGGAATCTGAGACGGCATTTATGGGTAAAGGGGTTTCAGCCTGTGCTACTTGTGATGGTTTCTTTTATCGTAACCAGAAAGTAGCGGTTATCGGCGGTGGTAATACTGCCGTTGAAGAAGCTTTATATTTATCTAATATTGCGTCAGAAGTTCATGTTATTCACAGACGTGATTCATTTAGAAGTGAAAAAATATTGTCTGATCGTTTGTTTGAAAAAGCGAAAAACGGCAACGTAGTAATGCATCTCGACAAAACCCTTGATGAAGTGCTAGGTGATGAAATGGGCGTAACCGGCGTGCGTATCAAAGATGTCAATTCTGGTGCGACTGAAGAAATTGATATTATGGGCTTGTTCGTTGCCATTGGACACAAACCTAACACCGACATATTCGAAGGTGAATTGGATATGAAAGATGGCTACATTAAGATTAAGAGCGGTCTTGAAGGTAATGCAACGCAGACTAGCGTTGAAGGTGTATTTGCCGCTGGAGACGTATGCGACCATGTTTACCGTCAAGCAATTACATCTGCCGGTACAGGATGTATGGCCGCGTTAGATGCAGAAAAATTCTTGGATGCATTAGAAAATTAA
- the aat gene encoding leucyl/phenylalanyl-tRNA--protein transferase produces MISLHKLDASVTFPSPHEALADPNGLLAFGGDLSVARLVSAYQHGIFPWFSEGEPILWWSPDPRGVVFTEKYKSSKSLLKHIRKTNPKVTVNERFNDVIDACSNAPRKDSGTWITAHMINAYKALHKAGYAHSIEVWNNKQLIGGLYGVFVNNVFCGESMFSLQTNASKVAFHYLVNLMRTNSVELIDCQMQNPHLATLGCEEIPRATFLRLLSSAAEKQTSNSWTPRMLSV; encoded by the coding sequence ATGATTTCGCTGCATAAGCTTGACGCTTCCGTAACCTTTCCTTCCCCTCACGAGGCACTAGCTGATCCTAATGGATTACTGGCATTTGGAGGGGATCTGAGTGTTGCACGTTTAGTCAGCGCATATCAGCACGGAATTTTCCCGTGGTTCTCTGAAGGAGAACCTATTCTTTGGTGGAGCCCAGATCCTAGAGGGGTTGTTTTCACTGAAAAATACAAAAGCAGCAAAAGCTTACTCAAACATATCCGCAAGACCAATCCAAAGGTAACAGTTAATGAACGCTTCAATGATGTTATCGATGCTTGCTCCAATGCGCCTCGTAAAGACAGTGGTACGTGGATAACAGCGCATATGATAAACGCATACAAAGCGCTGCATAAGGCCGGTTACGCCCACTCTATTGAGGTGTGGAATAATAAACAACTCATTGGTGGTTTATATGGTGTTTTCGTCAATAATGTTTTTTGCGGGGAATCCATGTTTAGCCTACAAACCAACGCTTCTAAAGTCGCATTTCACTATTTAGTTAATCTGATGAGAACGAATAGTGTAGAACTTATAGATTGCCAAATGCAAAACCCCCACTTAGCCACTTTAGGTTGTGAAGAGATACCCAGAGCGACTTTTTTAAGATTATTATCCTCTGCGGCAGAAAAACAAACATCTAACTCGTGGACTCCTCGGATGTTGTCGGTATGA
- a CDS encoding arginyltransferase translates to MKFGLTQQFPCSYLAEQKEQLLVLVTDTDDELDNQYNYLLGQGFRRSGDQIYRPHCRQCNACQSIRIPANNFLPSKSQRRIINKNSDIQVFTSSKNKPEYYPIYAQYINQRHNDGSMFPASKNQYDGFIDCDWLDTLFIEFHLDDTLIGVAVTDVLSDGFSALYTFFKPEFTNRSIGTYAIIKQIEQAKLNNKTFLYLGYQIDACQKMSYKANFYPHQRFIDNKWQLITKKST, encoded by the coding sequence ATGAAATTTGGACTAACTCAACAATTTCCATGCAGTTATTTAGCCGAGCAGAAAGAACAGTTGCTAGTGCTAGTGACAGACACTGATGATGAACTGGATAACCAATACAATTATTTACTTGGGCAGGGTTTTCGCCGTAGCGGTGATCAAATTTACCGCCCTCATTGTCGCCAATGTAACGCATGCCAATCAATTAGAATTCCAGCTAATAACTTTTTACCGTCGAAAAGCCAACGGCGAATTATAAATAAGAATTCCGATATTCAAGTGTTTACCAGCTCGAAAAATAAACCTGAGTATTATCCAATTTACGCCCAATATATTAATCAACGCCATAACGACGGTAGCATGTTTCCTGCAAGCAAAAATCAATATGATGGATTCATCGACTGTGATTGGTTAGACACTCTTTTTATTGAATTCCACTTAGATGACACTTTAATAGGTGTTGCTGTTACCGATGTTTTGAGTGACGGTTTTTCCGCTCTTTATACATTTTTCAAACCTGAATTCACCAATCGGTCCATTGGAACTTACGCAATTATCAAACAAATTGAACAAGCCAAGCTCAATAATAAAACATTTTTGTATTTGGGATATCAGATAGATGCCTGTCAAAAAATGAGCTACAAGGCTAATTTTTACCCTCACCAGCGCTTTATTGACAATAAATGGCAATTAATCACAAAAAAAAGCACTTAG
- the infA gene encoding translation initiation factor IF-1, with product MAKEDCIEMEGTVLDTLPNTMFRVELENGHVVTAHISGKMRKNYIRILTGDKVTVEMTPYDLTKGRIIYRAR from the coding sequence ATGGCGAAAGAAGACTGTATTGAAATGGAAGGTACCGTATTGGACACACTTCCTAATACTATGTTCCGGGTTGAATTAGAAAACGGACACGTCGTCACTGCGCACATCTCAGGAAAGATGCGCAAAAACTATATACGTATATTAACTGGCGACAAAGTAACAGTTGAGATGACTCCTTACGACCTAACAAAAGGCCGTATCATTTATCGCGCCAGATAA
- the clpA gene encoding ATP-dependent Clp protease ATP-binding subunit ClpA: MLNKDLEQTLNEAFIFAREHRHEFMTVEHLLLALLDNKAAREALKACGANIESIKAELVDFVKDTTPLILEDDTSDRETQPTLGFQRVLQRAVFHVQSSGKEEVTGANVLVAIFSEQESQAVYILKKTDVTRLDVVNFISHGVSKNDEESSIENQEETVEGEENTSVLEKYSSNLNVLAKAGKIDPLIGRDAELERTIQILCRRRKNNPLLVGEAGVGKTAIAEGLAYRIVNNEVPEVIASSTVYSLDLGGLLAGTKYRGDFEKRLKGILKELSKDDDAILFIDEIHTIIGAGAASGGVMDASNLLKPKLSSGELRCIGSTTYQEYQGIFEKDRALARRFQKIDVAEPSVADTTKILMGLKSRYEKHHSVRFTNQAIKAASELSAKYINERHLPDKAIDVIDEAGASQRLLPVSKRRKTIGVGEIEHIIAKMARIPEKSVSASDKETLKNLTRDLKLVVFGQDQAIETLSDAIRLSRSGLGIETKPIGNFMFAGPTGVGKTEVTQQLAKIMGVELVRFDMSEYMERHAVSRLIGAPPGYVGFDQGGLLTDAVIKNPYCVVLLDEIEKAHSDIYNILLQVMDHGTLTDNNGRKVDFRNVVLVMTTNAGVQETIRTSIGFKQQDHSFDAISEINKIFTPEFRNRLDGIIWFNHLESDVILQVVDKFIIELQVQLDNKGVSMEIDDAARNWIAEKGYDRAMGARPMARTMQEYVKKNLANELLFGELVNGGSVKITMKDDKLKFDYSNQSSKQASKV, from the coding sequence ATGTTGAATAAAGATTTAGAGCAGACCCTTAACGAAGCGTTTATATTTGCCAGAGAGCATCGTCATGAGTTTATGACGGTGGAACATCTGTTACTAGCGCTTTTAGATAACAAAGCCGCCAGAGAAGCTCTCAAAGCTTGTGGAGCAAATATTGAGTCAATAAAAGCTGAGTTGGTCGATTTTGTCAAAGACACGACTCCGCTAATCTTAGAAGATGACACTAGCGACCGTGAAACGCAGCCCACTTTAGGGTTCCAGCGAGTGCTTCAGCGCGCGGTTTTTCATGTGCAGTCATCTGGCAAAGAAGAAGTGACAGGTGCCAATGTTCTGGTAGCGATTTTCAGTGAACAAGAATCTCAAGCGGTTTATATTTTGAAAAAAACCGATGTCACACGCTTGGATGTGGTTAATTTCATATCCCATGGTGTGAGTAAAAATGATGAAGAATCCAGTATTGAAAACCAAGAAGAGACTGTCGAAGGTGAAGAAAATACCTCGGTGCTTGAAAAATATTCTTCCAATTTAAATGTTCTGGCCAAAGCGGGTAAAATTGATCCTCTTATCGGTCGAGATGCTGAATTAGAAAGAACCATTCAAATACTATGTAGACGACGCAAGAATAATCCACTACTAGTGGGCGAAGCTGGCGTCGGTAAAACCGCCATTGCAGAAGGTTTAGCGTATCGCATAGTGAATAACGAAGTGCCTGAAGTAATAGCTTCATCAACAGTCTACTCATTAGATTTAGGTGGATTATTAGCGGGAACTAAATACCGTGGTGACTTCGAAAAACGCTTGAAAGGTATTCTTAAAGAGCTGAGTAAAGATGACGATGCGATATTATTTATCGATGAAATTCATACCATCATAGGTGCAGGTGCCGCATCAGGTGGTGTTATGGATGCATCTAATTTGTTGAAACCTAAGCTTAGCAGTGGCGAGCTGCGCTGCATCGGCTCTACTACTTATCAGGAGTACCAGGGTATTTTTGAAAAGGACAGGGCGCTTGCACGACGTTTCCAAAAAATTGATGTGGCAGAACCCAGTGTGGCTGATACCACAAAAATTCTTATGGGGTTAAAAAGTCGCTATGAGAAACACCATAGTGTGCGCTTTACTAATCAAGCGATTAAAGCGGCCTCAGAGCTCTCTGCTAAGTATATAAACGAGCGTCACTTGCCTGATAAGGCTATTGACGTGATCGATGAAGCAGGGGCTTCACAGCGCTTATTACCCGTATCTAAGCGACGTAAAACTATTGGTGTAGGTGAAATAGAGCACATTATTGCCAAAATGGCCCGTATTCCTGAAAAGTCAGTATCAGCTTCTGACAAAGAAACACTGAAAAATCTGACACGGGATTTGAAATTAGTCGTGTTTGGACAAGACCAAGCCATTGAAACCTTATCTGATGCGATTCGTTTGTCTCGTTCAGGTTTGGGAATTGAAACTAAACCTATTGGTAATTTCATGTTCGCTGGTCCTACAGGTGTCGGTAAAACAGAAGTTACTCAACAATTAGCCAAAATTATGGGTGTAGAGTTGGTCCGCTTTGACATGTCTGAATATATGGAACGCCATGCGGTCAGTCGATTGATTGGTGCTCCCCCAGGCTATGTAGGCTTCGATCAGGGGGGCTTGTTAACGGATGCCGTGATTAAAAATCCTTACTGTGTTGTGTTGCTTGATGAAATTGAAAAAGCCCACAGTGATATTTACAACATTTTGCTACAAGTGATGGATCACGGAACCTTGACCGATAACAACGGACGCAAAGTTGATTTCCGTAACGTGGTTTTAGTTATGACCACGAATGCCGGTGTGCAAGAAACCATTAGAACGTCGATTGGTTTCAAACAGCAAGATCACAGCTTTGATGCAATCAGTGAAATTAATAAAATATTTACGCCGGAATTTAGAAACCGTTTAGATGGGATCATTTGGTTTAATCACCTTGAGTCAGATGTCATTCTTCAAGTGGTGGATAAATTTATTATTGAGCTGCAAGTACAGCTGGATAACAAAGGTGTGTCTATGGAGATTGACGATGCAGCTCGTAATTGGATTGCAGAAAAAGGTTACGACAGAGCAATGGGCGCGCGTCCAATGGCCAGAACTATGCAAGAGTATGTGAAGAAAAATCTAGCTAACGAATTGCTATTTGGTGAGTTGGTGAATGGTGGTAGTGTTAAAATCACCATGAAAGACGATAAGCTTAAGTTTGATTATTCTAATCAAAGCTCTAAACAAGCCAGTAAAGTGTAA
- the clpS gene encoding ATP-dependent Clp protease adapter ClpS, translated as MSKDNTISIDHNKHLEAVKKKVEPPPMYKVLINNDDYTPMDFVIEVLMRFFNMDAEKASQLMLTVHYRGRAVCGVYTAQIAETKVMQVNQYARKHQHPLMCSMEQA; from the coding sequence ATGAGCAAAGATAATACGATAAGCATAGATCACAACAAGCACTTAGAAGCGGTTAAAAAGAAAGTTGAACCGCCTCCGATGTACAAAGTTTTGATCAATAACGATGATTACACACCGATGGATTTTGTTATCGAAGTGTTGATGCGCTTTTTTAATATGGACGCAGAAAAGGCCAGTCAGCTAATGTTAACTGTCCATTACCGTGGTCGCGCTGTTTGCGGTGTTTATACAGCTCAGATCGCCGAAACCAAGGTGATGCAGGTCAATCAGTATGCCAGAAAGCATCAGCATCCATTGATGTGCAGTATGGAACAAGCATAA
- the cspD gene encoding cold shock domain-containing protein CspD, translating to MAVGKVKWFNNAKGFGFIVPDDGGEDIFAHYSTIKMDGYRSLKAGQEVTYEIQQGPKGLHAENIGISDEPER from the coding sequence ATGGCGGTCGGAAAAGTCAAATGGTTTAACAATGCAAAGGGGTTCGGTTTTATTGTCCCTGATGATGGTGGAGAAGATATTTTCGCACATTACTCCACGATTAAGATGGACGGTTATCGTTCTTTAAAAGCAGGTCAAGAAGTGACCTATGAAATTCAGCAAGGCCCAAAAGGCTTACATGCAGAGAACATAGGCATAAGCGACGAACCTGAAAGATAG